The following are encoded together in the Ovis aries strain OAR_USU_Benz2616 breed Rambouillet chromosome X, ARS-UI_Ramb_v3.0, whole genome shotgun sequence genome:
- the AGTR2 gene encoding type-2 angiotensin II receptor encodes MKANFSLATISKNITSSLHVGFVNISSNESTFNCSHKPSDKHLDAIPVLYYIIFGVGFLVNTIVVTLFCCQKGPKKVSSIYIFNLAVADLLLLATLPLWATYYSHRYDWIFGPVMCKVFGSFLTLNMFASIFFITCMSVDRYQSVIYPFLSQRRNPWQASYIVPLVWCMACLSSLPTFYFRDVRTIEYLGVNACIMAFPPEKYAQWSAGIALMKNILGFIIPLIFIATCYFGIRKHLLKTNSYGKNRITRDQVLKMAAAVVLAFIICWLPFHVLTFLDALAWMGVINSCEVIAVIDLALPFAILLGFTNSCINPFLYCFVGNRFQQKLRRVFRVPITWLQGKRENGSCGKSSSFREMETFVS; translated from the coding sequence ATGAAGGCCAACTTCTCCCTTGCCACCATCAGCAAAAACATTACCAGCAGTCTTCACGTTGGATTTGTGAACATTTCCAGCAATGAGTCTACTTTTAATTGCTCACATAAGCCATCAGATAAGCATTTAGATGCAATTCCTGTTCTCTATTACATTATTTTTGGGGTTGGATTTCTTGTCAATACTATTGTGGTTACACTGTTTTGTTGTCAAAAAGGTCCTAAGAAGGTTTCCAGCATTTACATCTTCAACCTAGCTGTGGCTGACTTACTTCTTTTGGCTACTCTTCCTCTCTGGGCAACCTATTATTCTCATAGATATGACTGGATCTTTGGACCTGTAATGTGTAAAGTTTTTGGTTCTTTCCTGACCCTGAACATGTTTGCAAGCATTTTTTTTATCACCTGCATGAGTGTTGATAGGTACCAATCTGTCATTTACCCCTTTCTGTCTCAAAGAAGAAATCCCTGGCAAGCATCTTATATAGTTCCCCTTGTTTGGTGTATGGCTTGTCTGTCCTCATTGCCAACGTTTTATTTCCGGGATGTCAGAACAATTGAGTATTTAGGGGTGAATGCTTGCATAATGGCTTTCCCACCTGAGAAGTATGCCCAGTGGTCAGCTGGGATTGCTTTAATGAAAAATATCCTTGGTTTTATTATCCCTTTAATATTCATAGCAACATGTTATTTCGGAATCAGAAAACATCTACTGAAGACCAATAGCTATGGGAAGAATAGAATAACTCGTGACCAAGTTCTGAAGATGGCAGCTGCTGTTGTTCTGGCGTTCATCATTTGTTGGCTTCCCTTCCATGTTCTGACCTTCCTGGATGCTCTAGCTTGGATGGGTGTCATTAATAGCTGTGAAGTTATAGCAGTCATTGACCTGGCACTTCCTTTTGCCATTCTCCTGGGATTCACCAACAGCTGCATTAATCCCTTTCTGTATTGTTTTGTTGGAAACAGGTTCCAACAGAAGCTCCGCCGTGTGTTTAGGGTTCCAATTACTTGGCTCCAAGGCAAGAGAGAGAATGGTTCATGTGGAAAAAGCAGTTCCTTTAGAGAAATGGAGACCTTTGTGTCTTAA